One genomic segment of Paenibacillus xylanexedens includes these proteins:
- the nspC gene encoding carboxynorspermidine decarboxylase encodes MRFEQLPTPCFVVDEALIEKNLKILNGVMQRTGAKIVLAQKAFSMTAMYPLIGEYLSGATASGLYEARLGHEEMGKENHVFAPAYRAEEIDEIISICDHIIFNSFSQLAKFKDKALQAGRKVGLRVNPECSTQEGHEIYDPCSPGSRFGAKLEDFDAEMLEGVSGLHFHTLCQQNSDDLETTLNAVVEKFGKWLPQMEWINFGGGHHITREDYDIPRLEACIKRMQNDYGLEVYLEPGEAVALNAGYLVTSVLDFHKNGMDIAILDTSATCHMPDVLEMPYRPPLIGSGEVGEKAHLYRLGGQTCLSGDVIGDYSFDQPLQEGDRLVFEDMAIYSMVKTNTFNGMPLPAIAVKRKDGDCEVVREFGYQDFKMRLA; translated from the coding sequence ATGCGGTTCGAGCAATTACCGACACCATGTTTTGTTGTTGACGAGGCGCTTATCGAGAAAAACCTGAAAATCCTGAACGGTGTTATGCAGCGTACAGGTGCCAAAATCGTGCTGGCTCAAAAAGCATTCTCCATGACTGCGATGTATCCGCTGATTGGAGAATACCTGAGCGGTGCAACGGCGAGCGGTTTGTATGAAGCGCGTCTGGGCCATGAGGAAATGGGCAAAGAGAATCATGTCTTTGCTCCGGCATACCGCGCAGAAGAGATCGACGAGATTATCTCCATCTGCGATCATATTATTTTCAATTCATTTTCACAGCTTGCAAAATTCAAGGATAAGGCGCTTCAGGCTGGCCGTAAGGTCGGCTTGCGCGTCAACCCTGAATGCTCTACCCAAGAAGGACATGAGATCTACGATCCGTGTTCTCCGGGTTCGCGTTTTGGCGCGAAACTGGAGGATTTCGATGCAGAGATGTTGGAAGGTGTCTCCGGACTGCACTTCCACACACTGTGTCAGCAAAACTCCGACGATCTGGAGACTACGCTGAATGCAGTTGTCGAGAAGTTCGGAAAATGGTTGCCGCAAATGGAATGGATCAACTTCGGTGGTGGACACCATATCACACGTGAAGATTATGATATTCCAAGACTGGAAGCATGCATCAAGCGTATGCAGAACGACTATGGTCTGGAAGTATATCTGGAGCCGGGAGAAGCTGTTGCGCTGAATGCGGGTTATCTGGTGACTTCTGTGCTGGACTTCCATAAGAACGGTATGGACATTGCCATTCTGGATACTTCAGCTACATGCCATATGCCGGATGTGCTGGAAATGCCATATCGCCCGCCGCTGATCGGTTCGGGAGAAGTGGGCGAGAAGGCTCATCTGTATCGCCTAGGTGGACAAACCTGTCTATCCGGTGACGTGATTGGGGATTATTCATTCGATCAGCCTTTGCAAGAAGGCGACCGTCTGGTATTCGAGGACATGGCGATTTACTCCATGGTGAAAACCAATACGTTTAATGGCATGCCGCTTCCAGCGATTGCAGTCAAAAGAAAAGACGGCGATTGCGAAGTTGTTCGCGAATTCGGATATCAGGATTTCAAAATGAGGCTGGCATAA
- a CDS encoding TetR/AcrR family transcriptional regulator → MIKRNLRHLKKEATEKALAGAAFELTLEHGLDGFTVEDIVHQVGCSRRTFANYFTCKEEAVARGAISVQNTTELEELLTELPDNVSLLDVLYNLIKMQLTTELIGRLHQLLSLSQTYPVLEPHYLGAMHRMQTQAQDTLLDLSNGKYDDIYTYLLINALYGTILPLIDGRLNVLLPGQIMTEDTKPGAITFDQFLETTFNHLRAGFEHANHPHSS, encoded by the coding sequence ATGATTAAACGAAACTTGCGACATTTGAAGAAAGAAGCCACTGAAAAAGCACTTGCTGGTGCTGCATTTGAACTTACCCTTGAACATGGGCTTGATGGCTTTACGGTCGAAGATATCGTGCATCAGGTGGGTTGTTCACGTAGAACATTTGCAAACTACTTCACATGTAAAGAGGAAGCCGTAGCAAGAGGTGCGATATCCGTTCAGAATACAACGGAACTCGAAGAGTTACTTACCGAACTGCCCGACAACGTCTCCTTGCTTGACGTACTGTATAACCTGATCAAGATGCAACTTACAACAGAACTAATTGGAAGACTTCATCAGCTGCTCTCACTATCCCAGACTTATCCCGTGTTAGAACCGCATTATCTTGGAGCCATGCACCGGATGCAGACACAGGCACAAGATACCTTATTAGACTTATCCAACGGGAAGTATGACGATATCTATACTTATCTTCTGATTAACGCACTATATGGAACGATACTGCCATTAATTGATGGAAGACTCAATGTGTTGCTGCCCGGACAAATCATGACTGAAGATACCAAGCCCGGTGCTATCACCTTTGATCAATTTTTGGAAACCACATTTAATCATTTGCGGGCAGGATTCGAACATGCCAACCATCCACATTCATCATAG
- a CDS encoding saccharopine dehydrogenase family protein: MGKALIIGAGGVASVAVHKCVQNSEVFEEICIASRTKSKCDELKAKLDGGKTKITTAQVDADNVDELIALINEVKPDIVMNLALPYQDLTIMDACLATKTNYMDTANYEPHDTAKFEYSWQWDYKERFEQAGITALLGSGFDPGVTGVFSAYALKHYFDEIEYIDILDCNGGDHGYPFATNFNPEINIREVSANGRYWENGEWIETKPMEIKRVYDFKEVGEKDMYLLYHEELESLAKNMPGLKRIRFFMTFGQSYLTHLKALENVGMTSIEPIEYEGKQIIPLQFLKAVLPDPASLGPRTVGKTNIGCIFKGKKDGQDKTYYVYNICDHQECYKEVGSQAISYTTGVPAMIGAAMVMTGKWNKPGVYNVEEFNPDPFMEELNKWGLPWVEDFNPVLVDELPEEVKESELVR; the protein is encoded by the coding sequence ATGGGAAAAGCACTAATCATCGGCGCCGGCGGCGTTGCTTCCGTGGCAGTACACAAATGCGTTCAAAACAGCGAAGTTTTTGAGGAAATCTGCATCGCGAGTCGTACAAAATCAAAATGTGATGAACTCAAAGCCAAGCTGGACGGCGGAAAAACAAAAATTACAACAGCACAAGTTGATGCTGACAATGTTGACGAACTGATCGCTCTGATCAACGAAGTTAAACCGGATATCGTTATGAATCTTGCATTGCCGTATCAAGATCTGACAATCATGGATGCTTGTCTTGCAACTAAAACAAATTACATGGACACAGCGAACTATGAGCCACATGATACAGCGAAGTTTGAATACAGCTGGCAATGGGATTACAAAGAGCGTTTTGAACAAGCGGGCATCACTGCATTGCTCGGTAGTGGATTTGACCCAGGTGTGACTGGCGTATTCTCCGCTTATGCCCTGAAGCACTACTTTGACGAAATTGAGTACATCGACATTTTGGACTGCAATGGCGGCGACCACGGCTATCCGTTCGCAACCAACTTCAACCCTGAGATCAACATTCGCGAAGTATCTGCGAACGGAAGATACTGGGAGAATGGTGAATGGATCGAAACAAAACCGATGGAAATCAAACGTGTCTACGACTTCAAAGAAGTTGGCGAGAAAGACATGTACCTGCTGTACCATGAGGAATTGGAATCTTTGGCAAAAAACATGCCAGGTTTGAAACGTATCCGTTTCTTCATGACATTTGGTCAAAGCTACCTGACTCACTTGAAAGCTCTTGAAAATGTAGGCATGACTTCAATCGAGCCTATTGAATATGAAGGTAAACAAATTATTCCACTGCAATTCCTGAAAGCAGTACTGCCTGATCCAGCATCCCTTGGACCACGTACTGTAGGTAAAACAAACATCGGTTGTATTTTCAAAGGTAAAAAAGATGGTCAAGACAAAACATATTATGTTTACAATATCTGTGATCACCAAGAGTGTTACAAAGAAGTGGGTTCCCAAGCGATCTCGTACACAACAGGCGTTCCAGCTATGATCGGCGCAGCAATGGTTATGACAGGCAAATGGAACAAACCAGGCGTATACAATGTAGAAGAGTTCAACCCGGATCCATTCATGGAAGAGTTGAACAAATGGGGCCTCCCATGGGTAGAAGACTTCAACCCGGTACTCGTTGATGAGCTGCCAGAAGAAGTTAAAGAATCGGAGCTTGTTCGCTAA
- a CDS encoding serine hydrolase domain-containing protein has product MDFKPLASFIDRMTSWRIPWAEVLVMHRNDTVFHYRNGYANLEDKTPIGDGAIFNLYSMTKIMTCVAGLQLVERGEMLLSDPLSDYLPEYADMTVKKTMANGEIRLEKATRAITVRDLFTMTAGFSYDVGSPSIQEAVKRTDGTLPTRDFARALAKEPLLFEPGTHWNYSMCHDVLGALIEVVSGKSFGTYLRDEITGPLGMSDTAFNLNDEQQKRLIPQYAYNDELEKAVRMDGNGFRVGTELESGGAGLLSTVSDYARFLNALTGRGTSPEGVRILSQASVELMRTDHLNEMTRGDYSWDHMYGYGYGLGVRTHISKAGSGSLSPIGEFGWSGAAGCMAIIDPDSELTVMYAQHLLNSQEPYVQRRLRNVVYSCL; this is encoded by the coding sequence ATGGATTTTAAACCGCTTGCTTCATTTATTGACCGCATGACATCCTGGCGTATACCGTGGGCAGAGGTGCTGGTTATGCATCGAAATGATACCGTTTTCCATTATCGTAATGGATACGCCAATCTGGAAGACAAAACACCTATCGGTGATGGAGCGATCTTCAATCTATACTCCATGACCAAAATCATGACCTGCGTGGCAGGATTGCAACTGGTAGAGAGAGGTGAAATGCTGTTAAGTGATCCACTGTCCGATTATCTGCCAGAGTATGCTGATATGACCGTGAAGAAAACGATGGCGAACGGAGAGATTCGGCTGGAAAAGGCGACAAGAGCCATTACAGTGCGCGATTTGTTCACCATGACCGCCGGGTTCTCCTATGACGTGGGTAGTCCAAGCATACAGGAAGCTGTCAAAAGAACCGACGGAACATTGCCGACACGTGACTTCGCGAGAGCGCTTGCAAAAGAACCGTTGCTGTTCGAACCAGGAACACACTGGAATTACAGCATGTGCCATGATGTGCTGGGAGCCTTGATTGAAGTGGTCAGTGGTAAAAGCTTTGGTACGTATCTCCGGGACGAAATCACCGGACCACTGGGTATGAGTGATACAGCGTTTAATCTGAACGATGAGCAGCAGAAGCGCCTGATTCCGCAGTATGCTTATAATGATGAGCTTGAAAAGGCTGTACGTATGGATGGTAATGGATTCCGTGTGGGTACCGAGCTGGAGAGCGGCGGTGCTGGGTTATTGTCAACCGTTAGTGATTATGCACGTTTTCTGAACGCACTTACTGGGCGTGGTACGAGTCCCGAAGGCGTCCGCATTTTGTCACAAGCTTCAGTGGAACTGATGCGAACGGATCACCTGAACGAGATGACTCGGGGTGATTATTCCTGGGATCATATGTATGGATACGGCTATGGATTGGGTGTTCGCACACATATCTCCAAAGCAGGAAGCGGCTCACTGAGTCCAATTGGCGAATTTGGATGGAGCGGCGCTGCTGGTTGTATGGCTATTATTGATCCGGATTCAGAGCTTACAGTTATGTATGCCCAGCATTTGCTGAATAGCCAGGAGCCATACGTTCAACGACGCTTACGAAATGTCGTGTACTCCTGCCTGTAA
- a CDS encoding MMPL family transporter gives MSTLLYRVGKTAFSKPATFIIGWVLILGIVISMISINGIHISSEMKIEGTESQKVLDQLAKELPAASGGQGSVVFKAPDNERLDTPERLAAMMKGVNEVYGLDKVINPADYAAEAGNSGASAEMAQNAQATDTGQSATTTPPPYGPLMVDGVPVPGMLISSDGSIALFQFQFTIEQSAITQDVFDSVIQSVMAVEQGTNITVLPGETLKTVSIGVGSAEIVGLVIAVIVLLITLGSVVAAGLPLITALLGVAIGVGGAFSISKFIEMPSVTSVLALMVGLAVGIDYALFIVNRQRRMIIDQGLSAKEATARAIGTSGSAVFFAGLTVIIALCGMLVIGLTFLSTMALVAAATVLINVFVALTLLPALLGLVGERICSAKAREKSAKHPKATSRGVADRWVKFVIKNRWATIIAIIVILGFAATPITKMEMGIPGASSANLDTTARQSYDAISEGFGEGFNGPLILVAEPNQSSSKVTPELMGGLVMELQGQNNVAQVTPLGMTEDLAIFSLIPKTGPNDNLTKTLVTDLRAADSSIAQTYDVKLGVTGLTAVNIDMSAKLAEVFPIYVGIIILLSLIILLLVFRSIIVPIKATIGFLLSILATFGITTAVFQWGWLHSLFGFDTGGPLLSFMPIIVTGILYGLAMDYQVFLVSSMRESYVHGHRGTESVVHGYNQVSRVVVAAAVIMVSVFAGFIFTDDVMIKQIGFTLAVGILIDAFIIRMGLVPAIMAIFGDKAWALPKWLDRILPNLDVEGEKLIASLNAEEHTNTKSGLK, from the coding sequence ATGTCTACATTATTATACAGAGTGGGGAAAACCGCTTTTAGCAAACCTGCAACCTTCATCATTGGCTGGGTTTTAATTCTGGGAATTGTCATCTCCATGATCAGCATCAATGGTATTCACATCAGTTCTGAAATGAAGATTGAAGGCACAGAGTCACAGAAGGTACTGGATCAATTGGCAAAAGAACTGCCAGCCGCCTCCGGCGGTCAAGGAAGTGTTGTCTTCAAGGCACCCGACAACGAGCGTTTGGATACGCCTGAACGTTTGGCTGCCATGATGAAAGGTGTTAACGAAGTTTACGGATTAGACAAAGTCATTAATCCTGCGGACTATGCAGCTGAAGCGGGTAATTCGGGTGCTTCGGCGGAAATGGCTCAGAATGCTCAGGCTACCGATACGGGACAATCCGCAACAACCACGCCTCCTCCCTATGGACCTTTGATGGTCGATGGTGTTCCTGTACCTGGTATGCTGATCTCTTCGGACGGTAGTATTGCACTGTTCCAGTTCCAATTTACAATCGAGCAGTCTGCCATAACACAGGATGTATTTGATTCCGTTATTCAATCTGTTATGGCAGTAGAGCAAGGAACCAACATTACGGTCTTGCCGGGCGAAACGCTCAAAACGGTATCGATTGGGGTTGGCTCGGCTGAGATTGTCGGATTGGTGATTGCTGTCATTGTATTGCTGATCACCCTTGGCTCCGTTGTTGCAGCAGGTCTGCCTCTGATCACCGCACTCCTCGGAGTTGCCATTGGAGTTGGTGGTGCGTTCTCCATCTCCAAATTCATCGAAATGCCTAGTGTTACTTCCGTCCTGGCTCTCATGGTTGGATTGGCTGTTGGAATCGATTATGCTCTCTTCATTGTTAATCGCCAGCGTCGAATGATCATTGATCAAGGCTTGAGCGCAAAAGAAGCCACTGCCAGAGCCATTGGTACATCGGGCAGCGCGGTATTTTTTGCCGGATTAACCGTCATTATTGCACTGTGCGGTATGCTTGTCATCGGTCTCACATTCTTGTCTACGATGGCTTTGGTCGCAGCTGCCACCGTACTCATCAACGTATTTGTTGCTTTAACCCTGTTGCCTGCTTTACTCGGATTGGTAGGAGAACGCATCTGTTCCGCCAAAGCTCGTGAGAAAAGCGCGAAACATCCTAAAGCCACTAGCCGCGGAGTCGCGGACAGATGGGTGAAATTCGTTATCAAAAATCGTTGGGCTACCATTATCGCCATCATCGTCATTCTTGGTTTTGCCGCGACGCCGATTACCAAAATGGAAATGGGTATCCCTGGCGCTTCCTCAGCGAATCTGGATACAACAGCAAGACAAAGCTATGATGCCATCTCCGAAGGCTTCGGGGAAGGGTTTAACGGACCACTTATTCTGGTCGCAGAGCCTAATCAGTCTTCCTCAAAAGTTACACCGGAACTCATGGGTGGTCTGGTGATGGAACTCCAAGGTCAGAATAACGTTGCACAAGTCACACCGCTTGGTATGACAGAAGATTTAGCTATTTTCAGTCTCATTCCAAAAACGGGTCCTAACGATAATCTCACTAAAACACTGGTCACTGATCTACGCGCGGCTGATTCCAGCATCGCACAGACCTATGATGTGAAACTCGGAGTTACTGGACTCACAGCTGTTAACATCGATATGTCAGCCAAACTGGCGGAGGTGTTCCCTATTTATGTAGGCATCATCATCCTGCTCTCGCTGATCATCCTGTTACTCGTATTCCGTTCGATTATCGTTCCAATTAAAGCCACCATCGGTTTCCTGCTTAGTATCCTGGCTACATTCGGGATCACAACTGCTGTATTCCAATGGGGCTGGCTGCATTCGCTCTTTGGTTTCGATACCGGCGGCCCGCTGCTGAGCTTTATGCCGATCATCGTGACAGGTATCCTGTATGGCCTCGCGATGGACTATCAAGTCTTCCTGGTTAGCTCCATGCGGGAATCCTATGTGCATGGTCATCGCGGGACCGAATCCGTCGTTCATGGGTACAATCAGGTAAGTCGCGTGGTTGTTGCCGCAGCAGTGATTATGGTCTCTGTATTTGCAGGATTTATATTCACTGACGATGTCATGATCAAGCAGATTGGTTTCACCTTGGCGGTAGGCATTCTGATTGATGCTTTCATTATCCGAATGGGCTTGGTCCCTGCCATCATGGCTATTTTCGGAGACAAAGCTTGGGCACTTCCAAAATGGCTGGATCGCATTCTGCCAAACCTGGATGTTGAAGGTGAGAAGCTGATTGCTTCCCTGAATGCTGAAGAGCATACCAACACGAAGTCTGGGTTAAAATAA
- a CDS encoding MerR family transcriptional regulator, which yields MHTIGEVAELLHISAHTLRYYEKEQIVTPLRDASGDRRYNESHLKWLQFVIKLKETQMPIAIIKKYASLFQEGEHTAADRLKLLEEHKESIQKQMHILNTADEMLEHKISSYRALIGQ from the coding sequence ATGCATACCATTGGTGAAGTGGCAGAATTACTCCATATCAGTGCACATACGTTGCGTTATTATGAGAAGGAACAGATTGTAACTCCTCTCCGAGATGCCAGTGGAGACAGGCGATACAACGAGTCACACCTGAAGTGGCTGCAATTTGTGATCAAATTAAAAGAGACTCAAATGCCCATTGCTATTATTAAGAAGTATGCGTCCTTGTTTCAGGAAGGGGAGCATACGGCGGCGGATCGTTTGAAGCTGCTGGAGGAGCATAAAGAGTCGATTCAAAAACAGATGCACATACTTAACACAGCAGATGAGATGCTTGAGCATAAAATTTCGTCGTATCGGGCGCTCATCGGACAATGA
- a CDS encoding cytochrome P450 family protein, with product MNNSNNQTSEKVEFNLFSEENSKDPFAMFAQMRSKGSVVPIPNPMGGAGQTWIVTRMDVAMEVLKDHSRFTVDMNSIDSGNDIRKNLSGELGSSEPQTFFTGKSMLFVDEPDHRRLRSLVSKAFTPRYMESLRPRVQEIADELIDQFEGKGEMDLVKDYAYPFPINVISEMLGIPQEDRPQIHVWSEAIAKGLGFGKQDPAVAQHLRSFAEYTSQLVANKRLEPSDDLISQLIAIEEEGDRLNEDELISMITLLIFAGHETTSNLIATGSYLLLTHPEQLEQLKQDLNLVPSAVEELLRYNGPATSSGPRYATQDTELDGQLIQKGDVVIPLLKSANRDEHQFTDPEDLDIERKIKRHLAFGHGIHMCLGAPLARVEGDVAFTTLLRRLPDIQLSIPQEEIQWHSALSSQGLAALPVKF from the coding sequence ATGAATAACTCGAATAACCAGACATCAGAAAAAGTAGAATTTAATTTGTTTAGCGAAGAAAATAGTAAGGATCCATTTGCCATGTTTGCACAGATGCGTTCCAAAGGCTCCGTTGTTCCTATTCCTAATCCGATGGGTGGAGCAGGGCAAACCTGGATTGTAACTCGGATGGACGTTGCTATGGAAGTGTTGAAAGATCACTCTCGATTTACGGTAGATATGAACTCTATTGATAGTGGCAATGATATTCGAAAGAATCTATCAGGCGAGCTTGGTTCATCGGAACCCCAGACTTTTTTTACCGGAAAATCGATGCTCTTTGTTGATGAACCGGATCACCGTAGACTGCGTAGCCTGGTTTCCAAAGCGTTCACTCCAAGATATATGGAAAGCCTGCGTCCACGCGTTCAGGAAATTGCGGATGAGTTGATTGACCAATTTGAAGGCAAAGGAGAGATGGATCTTGTAAAAGACTATGCCTATCCTTTCCCAATCAACGTTATTTCCGAGATGTTGGGTATACCTCAGGAAGACCGACCTCAGATCCATGTATGGTCTGAAGCCATTGCCAAAGGTCTTGGTTTTGGTAAACAGGACCCTGCCGTAGCGCAGCACTTGCGATCATTCGCAGAGTACACCTCACAGCTTGTGGCGAACAAACGATTAGAACCTTCAGATGACCTCATCAGTCAATTGATTGCGATTGAGGAGGAGGGTGATCGACTGAATGAAGATGAATTAATATCCATGATCACGTTATTGATATTTGCTGGACATGAGACAACTTCCAATCTGATTGCAACCGGCTCTTATCTTCTTCTGACCCATCCCGAACAACTGGAACAACTGAAACAAGATCTGAATCTGGTTCCTTCTGCGGTGGAGGAGTTGCTACGATATAACGGACCCGCCACTTCTTCAGGTCCTCGTTATGCAACACAGGACACGGAGTTGGATGGACAATTGATTCAAAAGGGAGATGTTGTGATTCCCCTTCTGAAATCAGCGAATCGGGACGAGCATCAGTTCACTGACCCCGAAGATTTGGATATCGAACGCAAAATAAAACGGCATTTGGCCTTTGGACACGGCATCCATATGTGTCTTGGCGCTCCCCTTGCTCGTGTAGAAGGGGACGTGGCGTTTACCACGCTTTTACGTCGGCTACCGGATATTCAACTCAGTATTCCTCAGGAAGAGATTCAGTGGCATTCTGCTTTGTCATCACAGGGATTGGCAGCATTGCCTGTGAAATTTTAA
- a CDS encoding TetR/AcrR family transcriptional regulator, with the protein MSSRKQSLLETALALFLEHSYANTTIQMILDQSGVSKGTFYKFFSSKEDCLYSIIDQRMQEDVFIRKELEQNHYTSDYDLLVDQIAIPMSVPNKERVWELYWTGFYSGEINSAKLATVHLKWLSARLIQVYGNDISLYANEGAILCYGMLHQIANTSRSLNTQKPVWSEVVPKVLTYIEVILRTMHQRNEHIFDFQSLYFLNADERNHDMGLDIDNVLIEFDEFNNRVQKSKESASLKQLSKGLLALLQDQEDLNIPVIEVVLQAFHKEYKSSAFQSEANRMTEACWWYLELVKQRN; encoded by the coding sequence ATGAGTAGTCGTAAACAAAGTTTATTGGAAACAGCACTTGCACTATTTTTAGAGCATAGCTATGCAAATACAACAATCCAGATGATCCTGGATCAATCGGGTGTATCCAAAGGCACATTCTACAAATTTTTCAGTTCCAAAGAAGACTGTTTATATTCGATTATTGATCAGCGTATGCAAGAGGATGTTTTCATTCGCAAAGAGCTTGAACAAAATCACTATACATCGGATTATGACCTGCTCGTAGATCAGATTGCGATTCCTATGTCTGTACCTAATAAAGAGCGAGTATGGGAATTATATTGGACGGGTTTTTATTCCGGGGAGATCAACTCAGCCAAACTGGCCACAGTTCACCTGAAATGGCTGTCCGCACGCTTGATTCAGGTGTACGGGAACGACATTAGCTTATATGCCAACGAAGGGGCAATATTGTGTTACGGCATGTTACATCAGATTGCCAACACATCAAGAAGTCTAAATACGCAAAAACCGGTATGGAGCGAAGTGGTTCCAAAAGTACTAACGTACATTGAAGTGATCCTAAGAACAATGCACCAGAGAAATGAACATATTTTCGACTTTCAGTCTCTCTATTTCCTGAATGCCGATGAGCGTAACCATGATATGGGTCTGGACATCGATAATGTATTGATCGAATTTGATGAGTTCAACAACCGTGTTCAAAAATCCAAGGAATCTGCATCATTAAAGCAACTTTCGAAGGGGCTTTTAGCGCTACTACAGGATCAAGAGGATTTAAATATTCCTGTAATCGAAGTGGTGCTTCAGGCGTTTCACAAAGAGTACAAATCCAGTGCATTTCAATCTGAAGCCAATAGAATGACCGAAGCCTGTTGGTGGTACTTGGAACTGGTGAAGCAACGGAATTAA
- a CDS encoding YitT family protein, with amino-acid sequence MHQNRKQKSNKLKILSKVLLIIIGGFITAYGLEAILIPNNVSDGGVTGLSIVGSQLFGLPLGMLIGIINIPFVWLGYKQIGKSFALYSIIGIASLAISTSLMHHVPTIIEGDTLLVTVVGGIIIGFGMGLALRNGGALDGIDMLAVLLSRKVPFGTSDLILFLNMFVFIVVSTVFGLQGAILSGLAYFIASKVIHIVEEGLSGSKTFKIITNQPEIMVETIRDRLGRGATYTEAYGGYSNEQFKEITCVINRMEESKIKDIIHEIDPTAFVVVYDVAEVRGGNFKKKDIH; translated from the coding sequence ATGCATCAAAATAGAAAACAAAAGTCAAACAAGTTAAAGATTCTCTCCAAAGTATTATTGATTATCATTGGGGGATTTATAACGGCATATGGCCTCGAAGCCATATTGATCCCGAATAATGTCTCAGATGGTGGTGTCACAGGTCTGAGTATCGTAGGATCACAGCTGTTCGGATTACCACTGGGGATGCTCATCGGGATTATTAACATTCCATTTGTGTGGCTCGGGTACAAGCAAATCGGAAAAAGCTTTGCGTTATATTCGATTATCGGTATTGCTTCACTGGCAATCAGCACGAGTCTGATGCACCATGTACCAACTATCATTGAAGGTGATACCTTGCTTGTTACGGTTGTCGGCGGGATTATTATCGGTTTTGGTATGGGACTTGCATTACGTAATGGTGGCGCATTGGATGGCATAGATATGCTGGCTGTACTCCTTTCGCGAAAAGTACCTTTTGGAACCAGTGATCTCATTCTGTTCCTCAACATGTTTGTATTTATTGTCGTTTCTACCGTGTTCGGTCTGCAAGGTGCGATCTTGTCAGGACTTGCGTATTTTATTGCTTCTAAAGTAATACATATTGTTGAAGAGGGCTTGAGCGGCTCCAAAACGTTTAAAATTATTACGAATCAACCTGAGATTATGGTTGAAACCATTCGGGACCGCTTAGGCCGTGGAGCAACGTATACTGAGGCTTACGGTGGCTACTCTAATGAACAATTCAAGGAAATCACTTGTGTCATTAACAGGATGGAAGAGAGTAAAATTAAAGATATCATTCACGAAATTGACCCAACTGCTTTTGTAGTCGTATACGATGTAGCTGAAGTAAGAGGCGGAAATTTCAAAAAGAAAGATATTCACTAA
- a CDS encoding SDR family NAD(P)-dependent oxidoreductase, translated as MKYTVITGASSGIGYEAALAFAARGKNIILAARRTDELEKLKAKVAEINPALDVVIRTVDLSIAANVHEFYESLQAYSIETWINNAGFGNFASVGEQHLPKIEQMLHLNIEALTILSTLYVRDYADVDGTQIINISSGGGYTIVADAVTYCATKFYVSAFTEGLAQELKGKNAAMQAKVLAPAATETEFAKHSFNVDEFEYEGRVPKFHTAEQMAGFLLELYDSESVVGIVDGLTYDFELREPIFPYAARAASKPQN; from the coding sequence ATGAAATATACAGTGATTACCGGTGCCAGTTCAGGCATTGGATATGAAGCGGCTTTAGCTTTTGCAGCTCGTGGCAAAAATATAATCCTGGCAGCACGCAGAACCGATGAATTGGAGAAGTTAAAAGCAAAAGTAGCTGAAATCAATCCTGCTCTGGATGTTGTCATTCGTACAGTGGATTTGTCCATTGCCGCTAATGTGCATGAATTCTATGAGAGTCTTCAGGCTTACTCCATTGAGACGTGGATTAACAACGCCGGATTCGGAAATTTTGCTTCCGTGGGCGAACAACATCTGCCCAAGATTGAACAAATGCTTCATCTAAATATAGAAGCTCTTACGATTCTTTCTACCCTGTATGTACGTGATTATGCAGATGTTGATGGCACACAGATCATTAATATCTCCTCTGGTGGTGGATATACGATTGTAGCCGATGCAGTAACCTACTGCGCAACCAAGTTCTATGTAAGTGCCTTTACGGAAGGACTTGCGCAAGAGTTAAAAGGTAAGAACGCAGCGATGCAAGCCAAAGTTCTCGCACCGGCTGCAACCGAGACAGAATTTGCGAAACATTCCTTTAATGTAGACGAGTTTGAATATGAAGGCAGAGTTCCCAAATTCCATACGGCGGAACAAATGGCTGGATTTTTGCTGGAGTTGTACGACAGTGAAAGTGTAGTCGGCATTGTGGATGGGTTGACGTATGATTTTGAACTAAGAGAACCAATTTTTCCGTACGCTGCACGAGCAGCCTCGAAACCACAAAATTAA